Proteins encoded within one genomic window of Conchiformibius steedae:
- a CDS encoding LysR substrate-binding domain-containing protein: protein MTLTELRYIVAVAQERHFGRAAQRCHVSQPTLSIAIKKLEEELGVILFDRSSNEVITTDSGERIVEQARKVLNEADVIRQMATEEQNELEGALKLGLIFTVAPYLLPKLILSLRDIAPKMPLMLEENYTNALTESLKRGELDAVVVAEPYHEAGVEVIPLYDEPFFVIVPRGHPFEDLDAVSAKELEKERLLLLTEGNCMRDQILGSCSELAQRQRIPGLTSTLQGSSINTIRHMVASGLGISVLPATALTENDHMLFSIVPIAQPAPQRRIVLAYRRNFVRPKALAAVQNAIVNAQLAGVSFIASTT, encoded by the coding sequence ATGACACTGACCGAGTTGCGCTATATCGTGGCGGTGGCGCAGGAACGGCATTTTGGTCGTGCTGCGCAACGCTGCCATGTAAGCCAGCCGACTTTGTCGATTGCCATCAAAAAGCTTGAAGAAGAGCTGGGGGTGATTTTGTTTGACCGCAGCAGCAACGAAGTCATCACCACCGATTCGGGCGAGCGCATTGTCGAGCAGGCGCGTAAAGTATTGAACGAGGCGGACGTTATCCGCCAAATGGCCACTGAAGAGCAAAACGAGCTGGAAGGCGCGTTAAAGCTGGGGCTGATTTTTACCGTGGCACCGTATCTGCTGCCGAAGCTGATTTTGTCGCTGCGCGATATTGCCCCGAAAATGCCCCTGATGCTGGAAGAAAACTACACCAATGCACTGACCGAATCGCTTAAACGCGGGGAGTTGGACGCGGTTGTGGTAGCAGAGCCGTATCATGAAGCGGGTGTAGAGGTGATACCTTTGTATGACGAGCCGTTTTTTGTGATTGTACCGCGCGGGCATCCGTTTGAGGATTTGGATGCGGTATCGGCAAAAGAGCTGGAAAAAGAACGCCTGCTGCTGCTGACGGAAGGCAATTGTATGCGCGACCAGATTTTGGGCAGCTGTAGCGAGTTGGCGCAACGTCAGCGCATTCCGGGCTTAACCAGCACTTTGCAGGGCAGTTCCATCAACACCATCCGCCACATGGTGGCAAGCGGTTTGGGCATCAGTGTGTTGCCTGCTACGGCATTGACCGAAAACGACCATATGTTGTTTTCGATTGTGCCGATTGCGCAACCTGCACCGCAGCGGCGCATTGTGTTGGCGTACCGCCGCAATTTTGTCCGTCCCAAGGCTTTGGCGGCAGTGCAGAACGCGATTGTCAATGCCCAACTGGCGGGCGTGAGTTTTATTGCTTCTACTACCTGA
- the minE gene encoding cell division topological specificity factor MinE — translation MSIFEFLFGKKTKSANLARDRLQIIIAQERNTRDTDNETPDFLPTLQKELLEVLSKYVKIELDDINIAHEKRDGIDMLELNITLPDNKKEVTLQ, via the coding sequence ATGTCTATTTTTGAGTTTTTGTTCGGTAAAAAGACCAAATCGGCGAATTTGGCACGCGACCGTTTGCAAATCATCATCGCCCAAGAGCGCAACACCCGCGATACCGACAACGAAACCCCTGATTTTCTGCCTACTTTGCAGAAAGAATTGCTGGAAGTGTTGTCCAAATATGTGAAAATCGAATTGGACGACATCAATATCGCGCACGAAAAACGCGACGGCATCGATATGCTGGAATTGAATATCACTTTGCCCGATAACAAAAAAGAGGTAACACTGCAATGA
- the minD gene encoding septum site-determining protein MinD, giving the protein MAKIIVVTSGKGGVGKTTTSASIASGLALRGHKTCVIDFDVGLRNLDLIMGCERRVVYDLINVIQKEATLNQALIKDKHCDNLFILPASQTRDKEALNKAGVERVLAELIQSLRFEYVICDSPAGIETGALMALYFADEAIITTNPEVSSVRDSDRILGILQSKSRKAERGQTVKEHLLITRYSPERVSKGEMLSVQDIQDILRIPLLGVIPESQSVLQASNAGSPVIHQDNATAAEAYKDVVARLLGENREIRFVAPEKKGFFKRLFGR; this is encoded by the coding sequence GTGGCAAAAATTATTGTAGTAACTTCCGGTAAGGGCGGAGTAGGCAAAACCACCACCAGCGCCAGCATTGCCAGCGGTTTGGCATTGCGCGGACACAAAACCTGCGTGATTGATTTTGACGTGGGTTTGCGTAATTTGGATTTGATTATGGGCTGCGAACGCCGCGTGGTGTACGATTTGATTAACGTGATTCAAAAAGAAGCCACCTTAAATCAGGCACTGATTAAAGACAAACATTGCGACAACCTGTTTATTCTGCCTGCTTCGCAAACCCGCGACAAAGAAGCCCTGAACAAAGCAGGTGTAGAGCGCGTGTTGGCGGAGCTGATTCAAAGCCTGCGTTTTGAATATGTGATTTGCGATTCGCCTGCGGGTATTGAAACAGGCGCATTGATGGCACTGTATTTTGCCGATGAAGCCATCATCACCACCAACCCCGAAGTATCCAGCGTGCGCGACTCTGACCGTATTTTGGGCATTTTGCAAAGCAAATCCCGCAAAGCTGAGCGCGGTCAAACCGTTAAAGAGCATCTGCTGATTACCCGTTATTCGCCCGAGCGCGTGTCTAAAGGCGAAATGCTGTCGGTGCAGGATATTCAAGACATTCTGCGTATTCCGCTGTTGGGCGTGATTCCCGAATCGCAAAGTGTATTGCAGGCTTCCAATGCGGGTTCGCCTGTGATTCATCAGGACAACGCCACTGCCGCCGAAGCCTATAAAGATGTGGTGGCGCGTCTGTTGGGTGAAAACCGCGAAATCCGCTTTGTCGCGCCCGAGAAAAAGGGCTTCTTCAAACGCTTGTTCGGGAGATAA
- the minC gene encoding septum site-determining protein MinC, which yields MKPAFNVKSARLDALAVQLHDCDLAHVRETLQQNIEKYIRFKSLPFVLDISAVESPENLPIGEIAALFALYEINIVALRHSDAAVAALAAKHELSFVAAQRSEVSADLEAETRSADAENTESEEADTEGYEAVAEEENAKPVRDDDMLYNDNDAVKTVEMAKEADLLDVTAEAPATSMDVADAPETETACEKVSVNASKPTIVVSAPVRTGQQIYAEQADLIVLGSVSPGAEVIADGNIHIYAPLRGRALAGASGDTNARIFVQSMQAELVSIAGIYRVFEQSLPQHLHRKPVQIELHDDRLAIGAIHTE from the coding sequence ATGAAACCTGCGTTTAATGTCAAGTCTGCGCGTTTGGACGCGCTGGCGGTGCAGCTGCACGATTGCGATTTGGCGCATGTGCGCGAAACCTTGCAGCAAAATATTGAAAAATATATCCGATTTAAAAGTCTGCCCTTTGTGTTGGACATTAGTGCTGTTGAGTCGCCCGAAAATTTGCCCATAGGCGAAATTGCCGCCCTGTTTGCTTTGTATGAAATCAATATTGTGGCTTTGCGCCATAGCGATGCCGCAGTAGCCGCCTTGGCAGCGAAACACGAATTGTCGTTTGTGGCAGCACAACGTAGCGAAGTGTCGGCGGATTTGGAAGCAGAAACCCGTTCTGCCGATGCCGAAAACACCGAATCAGAAGAAGCCGATACGGAAGGTTACGAAGCCGTTGCGGAAGAAGAAAACGCCAAACCCGTGCGTGATGACGATATGCTGTACAACGACAACGATGCCGTCAAAACCGTGGAAATGGCAAAAGAAGCCGATTTACTGGACGTTACCGCCGAAGCGCCTGCCACCTCTATGGATGTGGCAGATGCCCCCGAAACCGAAACGGCGTGTGAAAAAGTCAGCGTCAATGCTTCCAAACCCACGATTGTGGTGTCTGCGCCCGTGCGTACAGGACAACAAATTTACGCAGAGCAGGCAGATTTGATTGTATTGGGTTCGGTTAGCCCTGGTGCGGAAGTGATTGCCGACGGTAATATCCACATTTACGCCCCTTTGCGCGGGCGTGCGCTGGCGGGTGCGTCTGGCGATACCAATGCGCGGATTTTTGTTCAATCCATGCAGGCAGAGCTGGTGTCTATTGCAGGTATTTACCGTGTGTTTGAGCAAAGCCTGCCGCAACACCTGCACCGCAAACCCGTGCAAATCGAGTTGCACGATGACCGTTTGGCGATTGGCGCGATTCACACCGAATAA
- a CDS encoding D-2-hydroxyacid dehydrogenase, whose protein sequence is MSGMNIVFLDRDTLPARALRFGFEHCYTEYPVTAPAQLAERIADADIVICNKVMFDRAAFAAAPRLKLVALTATGYDNIDLAAAQAAGVTVCNIRAYGNESVAEHAFMLLLALMRNLPAYQRDVAAGVWQNAPFFCHFGAPVRNLHGKTLAIFGRGNIGRTLAGYAQAFGMCVLWGEHKGAATVREGYTAFDEALAQADAVSLHCPLNEHTRNMIGERELQLMKPDAVLINVGRGGLADEQAVFAALKYGQLGGAGFDVLSQEPPREGNPLLSRLPNLIVTPHVAWASAEALENMTTILEANIEAFVAGTPQNTVSV, encoded by the coding sequence ATCAGCGGCATGAATATTGTTTTTCTTGACCGCGATACCTTGCCCGCGCGGGCGTTGCGTTTCGGTTTTGAACATTGTTATACCGAATATCCCGTAACTGCGCCCGCGCAGCTGGCAGAACGGATTGCCGATGCCGATATTGTGATTTGCAATAAGGTGATGTTTGACCGCGCTGCTTTTGCTGCTGCGCCACGCCTGAAACTGGTGGCACTCACCGCCACGGGTTACGACAATATTGATTTGGCAGCGGCGCAAGCGGCAGGGGTAACGGTGTGTAATATCCGTGCCTATGGCAATGAAAGTGTGGCGGAACACGCTTTTATGCTGTTGTTGGCACTGATGCGTAATCTGCCTGCTTATCAGCGCGATGTGGCGGCTGGCGTATGGCAAAACGCGCCGTTTTTCTGCCATTTTGGTGCGCCTGTGCGTAATCTGCACGGTAAAACTTTGGCAATATTCGGGCGCGGTAATATCGGGCGCACCTTGGCGGGGTACGCGCAGGCATTTGGTATGTGCGTATTGTGGGGCGAACACAAGGGCGCAGCAACGGTGCGTGAAGGCTATACGGCGTTTGACGAAGCCTTGGCGCAGGCAGATGCGGTGTCGCTGCATTGCCCTTTAAACGAACACACCCGTAATATGATAGGCGAGCGCGAACTGCAATTGATGAAGCCCGATGCGGTGCTGATTAATGTTGGTCGTGGTGGTTTGGCAGACGAACAAGCGGTTTTTGCGGCATTGAAATACGGGCAGTTGGGCGGTGCGGGCTTTGATGTGTTGAGCCAAGAGCCGCCGCGTGAAGGCAATCCGCTGTTGTCGCGCCTGCCCAATCTGATTGTTACGCCCCATGTGGCATGGGCTTCGGCGGAAGCCTTGGAAAACATGACCACGATTTTGGAAGCCAATATCGAGGCTTTTGTTGCAGGTACGCCGCAAAATACGGTGTCTGTGTAA
- a CDS encoding glutathione peroxidase, with protein MASVYDFNVNTLDYETRSLGDYRGKVLLIVNTATKCGLTGQYEQLQALYAKYREQGLEILDFPCNQFREQAPEEGKEYAQLCQMKFGTEFTIFEKIEVNGDNAHPLYVYLKEQQPEDQGNAKFQDLLIRLASLGEKREGSDIKWNFTKFLINRKGEVVARFAPSTEPEEIVADIERLLAESA; from the coding sequence ATGGCTTCTGTTTACGATTTTAATGTTAATACCTTGGATTACGAAACCCGTTCTTTGGGCGACTACCGTGGCAAAGTGCTGCTGATTGTCAATACCGCCACCAAATGTGGTTTAACAGGACAATACGAGCAACTGCAAGCCCTGTATGCCAAATACCGCGAGCAAGGCTTGGAAATCTTGGATTTCCCCTGCAACCAGTTCCGCGAGCAAGCCCCTGAAGAAGGCAAAGAATACGCCCAATTGTGCCAAATGAAATTTGGTACAGAATTTACCATTTTTGAAAAAATTGAAGTTAATGGCGACAACGCCCATCCGCTGTATGTGTATTTGAAAGAACAACAACCCGAAGACCAAGGCAATGCCAAGTTTCAAGATTTGTTGATTCGTTTGGCATCTTTGGGCGAAAAGCGCGAAGGCAGCGACATCAAATGGAATTTCACCAAATTCCTGATTAACCGCAAAGGCGAAGTGGTGGCGCGTTTTGCCCCCAGCACCGAGCCTGAAGAAATCGTGGCGGATATTGAACGCTTGCTGGCAGAGTCAGCCTAA
- the rpsO gene encoding 30S ribosomal protein S15 has translation MALTVEQKAEIIKDFQRKEGDTGSSEVQIALLTFRINDLTPHFKANPKDVHSRRGLLKMVSQRRRLLAYLRRTDADTYRNVITRLGLRK, from the coding sequence ATGGCTCTGACCGTAGAACAAAAAGCAGAAATTATCAAAGACTTCCAACGCAAAGAAGGCGATACGGGTTCTTCAGAAGTGCAAATCGCGCTGCTGACTTTCCGCATCAACGACTTGACCCCCCACTTTAAAGCCAACCCCAAAGACGTACACAGCCGTCGCGGTTTGCTGAAAATGGTAAGCCAACGCCGCCGTTTGCTGGCGTACTTGCGCCGCACCGATGCGGACACCTACCGCAACGTGATTACCCGTTTGGGCTTGCGTAAATAA
- a CDS encoding DUF2185 domain-containing protein produces the protein MNTFAQALATALSYAVVSRDLDDSTAVGFAYREAPAFEHDSGWRFFSGGESDEFCDDAANFDTLPVQEVASAHPEIAALLHESEGAWEWCDHTQAYVAAADWQPQD, from the coding sequence GTGAATACTTTTGCCCAAGCCCTTGCCACGGCTTTAAGCTATGCGGTGGTCAGCCGCGATTTGGACGACAGCACCGCTGTCGGTTTTGCCTACCGCGAAGCGCCCGCTTTTGAACACGACAGCGGCTGGCGTTTTTTCAGCGGCGGCGAAAGCGACGAATTTTGTGACGACGCTGCCAATTTTGATACCCTGCCTGTGCAGGAAGTGGCGTCTGCCCACCCCGAAATCGCCGCGCTGCTGCACGAAAGCGAAGGCGCATGGGAATGGTGCGACCACACACAAGCCTATGTCGCCGCCGCCGACTGGCAGCCGCAAGATTAA
- the ribH gene encoding 6,7-dimethyl-8-ribityllumazine synthase has protein sequence MQIIAPNHNGQNLKIGIVQARFSNEIGSAMLAIARQKLLDLGVADEDITVTTVPGALEVPLVLQRMAASGQFDALVALGAVIRGETYHFELVANESGAGVTRVGLDFGIPIANAILTTENDSQAHSRVREKAEDAAVVVVEMANQLQYWDEIAED, from the coding sequence ATGCAAATCATCGCCCCCAACCACAACGGTCAAAATTTAAAAATCGGTATTGTCCAAGCCCGTTTTTCTAACGAAATCGGCAGCGCCATGCTTGCCATCGCCCGCCAAAAACTGCTGGATTTGGGCGTGGCAGACGAAGATATTACGGTTACCACCGTTCCGGGCGCTTTGGAAGTGCCTTTGGTGCTGCAACGCATGGCGGCTTCAGGACAGTTTGACGCGCTGGTGGCATTGGGCGCGGTGATTCGCGGCGAAACCTATCATTTTGAATTGGTTGCCAACGAATCGGGCGCAGGCGTAACCCGCGTGGGCTTGGATTTCGGCATTCCGATTGCCAATGCCATTTTAACCACCGAAAACGACTCGCAAGCCCATTCGCGGGTGCGCGAAAAAGCCGAAGATGCCGCTGTAGTGGTGGTAGAAATGGCAAACCAGCTTCAGTATTGGGACGAGATTGCCGAAGATTAA
- the nusB gene encoding transcription antitermination factor NusB translates to MNKTKTPRRRRSREFVVQALYQSAINHTPAPEIAANIRASRDFVQADADLFTQIFFGAHQNRADYDNLLAPLIERDLKTVNPIEKSVLLMAVYELKEMPQTPYPVIINEAIEVTKTFGGTDSHRFVNGILDKLAVSLRPHEIKRAP, encoded by the coding sequence ATGAATAAAACCAAAACCCCGCGCCGCCGCCGTTCGCGCGAATTTGTGGTACAGGCACTGTATCAGTCTGCCATCAACCACACGCCCGCGCCCGAAATCGCCGCCAATATCCGCGCCAGCCGCGATTTTGTCCAAGCCGATGCCGATTTGTTTACGCAGATTTTTTTTGGCGCACACCAAAACCGCGCCGATTACGACAATCTACTTGCGCCTTTAATCGAACGCGATTTAAAAACCGTCAATCCGATTGAAAAAAGCGTTTTGCTGATGGCAGTTTACGAGCTGAAAGAAATGCCACAAACCCCCTATCCCGTGATTATCAACGAAGCGATTGAAGTCACCAAAACCTTTGGCGGAACGGACAGCCACCGTTTTGTGAATGGGATTTTGGACAAATTGGCAGTATCGCTACGCCCCCACGAAATCAAACGCGCCCCATAA
- the pdxH gene encoding pyridoxamine 5'-phosphate oxidase: MNLHDIRAEYSKQSLSRSQCADHPMTQFARWLDEAVSAQANEATAMNLATVSPDGLPEARMVLLKEADERGFVFFSNYLSAKGRALAHTPQAALTFFWAELERQVRVQGRVERLPAAESDAYFASRPHTSRIGAWASEQSSVIEGKSVLLARAAKFAAQYALNVPRPPHWGGYRVIPDLVEFWQGRPSRLHDRIRYRLNDDGSWQKERLAP; the protein is encoded by the coding sequence ATGAACCTGCACGACATCCGCGCCGAATACAGCAAACAAAGCCTCAGCCGCAGCCAGTGTGCCGACCATCCGATGACGCAGTTTGCCCGCTGGTTGGATGAAGCGGTGTCGGCGCAGGCAAACGAAGCCACCGCCATGAACCTTGCCACAGTGTCGCCCGATGGTTTACCTGAAGCGCGTATGGTGCTGTTAAAAGAAGCCGATGAACGCGGGTTTGTGTTTTTCAGCAATTATTTAAGCGCAAAAGGCAGGGCGTTGGCGCACACGCCGCAAGCAGCGTTAACCTTTTTTTGGGCGGAATTAGAACGGCAGGTGCGCGTGCAAGGCAGGGTGGAACGCCTACCCGCCGCCGAATCAGATGCCTATTTTGCTTCACGCCCGCACACCAGCCGCATCGGTGCTTGGGCAAGCGAGCAAAGCAGCGTGATTGAAGGCAAAAGCGTGTTGTTGGCGCGGGCAGCGAAATTTGCGGCGCAATATGCCTTAAACGTACCGCGCCCACCGCATTGGGGCGGTTACCGCGTGATACCTGACCTAGTGGAATTTTGGCAGGGACGCCCCAGCCGCCTGCACGACCGCATACGCTACCGCCTGAACGACGACGGCAGTTGGCAGAAAGAGCGTTTAGCACCATGA
- a CDS encoding DUF4178 domain-containing protein: MSQTFFHTDCPSCGAPVDVASPTAVTVVCGYCNSMLVLENGALNDTGRDSALIEDASPLQIGTQGHFGTLDFVLIGRIQARYDAGVWSEWYVRFADGSHGWLSEAGDLYVLVRAAAPPDTYPEFQDIRAGVTQVHYSKTFIAADVRDITLSNAAAQGELPFALPAQWHNRVADWRCENHFLTLDYSQNPPLAFLGVVVDLNSLALTHTRDNHQIRQAAGKLKGERSSDRCPNCGSPVRWPHGLTQALICPACNSELAVDSGKAELIAANTLRHAQQQALTLPIGLQGTWRGTAVTVVGAVRYEELESNDALALIDGKATRATPVGWWREYLLHSPEKGFIWLVETPEDGWFVSETLAHFPRLDTHGKPQGSRLLYHYGGRVSYAAGAFYWHIRAGDVSHYSDYSDGKGKLCAEQSRNELAWSRSTPVDFNQEIAPAFKLSPHKKTTPQSSRTPAVSNKLRQVFWAAYLIINIPAWWTIILVHEDINALFISGMISYIVFKVLFAGDDDNDDD; the protein is encoded by the coding sequence ATGAGCCAAACTTTCTTTCATACCGATTGCCCTTCTTGTGGTGCGCCGGTGGATGTGGCTTCGCCCACCGCCGTTACCGTGGTTTGCGGCTATTGCAACAGCATGCTGGTGCTGGAAAACGGCGCGTTAAACGACACGGGGCGCGATTCTGCGCTGATTGAAGACGCTAGCCCGCTGCAAATCGGCACGCAAGGGCATTTTGGCACGCTGGATTTTGTGTTAATCGGGCGTATTCAGGCGCGTTACGATGCGGGCGTGTGGAGCGAATGGTATGTCCGTTTTGCAGACGGCAGCCACGGCTGGTTAAGTGAAGCGGGCGATTTGTATGTACTGGTACGCGCCGCCGCACCCCCCGACACTTATCCCGAATTCCAAGACATACGCGCAGGCGTAACACAAGTACATTACAGCAAAACCTTTATTGCTGCCGATGTGCGCGACATTACCCTGTCTAACGCCGCCGCACAGGGCGAACTGCCTTTTGCCCTGCCCGCCCAATGGCATAACCGCGTGGCAGATTGGCGTTGCGAAAACCACTTTCTCACATTGGATTACAGCCAAAATCCCCCCTTGGCGTTTTTGGGCGTGGTGGTGGATTTAAACAGCTTGGCACTCACCCACACCCGCGACAACCACCAAATCCGCCAAGCCGCAGGCAAATTAAAAGGCGAACGCAGCAGCGACCGCTGCCCCAACTGCGGTTCGCCCGTGCGTTGGCCTCACGGTTTAACGCAAGCCCTGATTTGTCCCGCCTGTAACAGCGAATTGGCGGTGGATTCGGGCAAAGCCGAACTGATTGCCGCCAACACCCTGCGCCACGCCCAACAGCAGGCACTTACCCTGCCGATTGGTCTGCAAGGCACTTGGCGCGGTACTGCCGTTACCGTTGTCGGCGCGGTGCGTTATGAAGAGCTGGAAAGCAACGACGCACTCGCCCTGATAGACGGCAAAGCTACCCGCGCCACGCCTGTGGGCTGGTGGCGGGAATACCTGCTGCATTCGCCCGAAAAAGGCTTTATCTGGCTGGTGGAAACACCTGAAGACGGTTGGTTTGTCTCGGAAACCCTAGCCCATTTCCCCCGTTTGGACACGCACGGCAAACCGCAGGGCAGCCGTTTGCTTTACCACTACGGCGGACGGGTCAGCTATGCCGCAGGTGCGTTTTACTGGCACATCCGCGCGGGCGATGTCAGCCATTACAGCGATTATTCAGACGGCAAAGGCAAGCTGTGCGCCGAACAAAGCCGCAACGAACTGGCATGGAGTCGCAGCACGCCCGTTGATTTTAATCAGGAAATCGCCCCTGCGTTTAAGCTGTCGCCGCACAAAAAAACCACGCCCCAATCTTCCCGTACACCTGCCGTCAGCAACAAGCTGCGCCAAGTTTTTTGGGCTGCTTATCTCATTATCAATATCCCCGCATGGTGGACGATTATTCTGGTACACGAAGACATTAACGCACTGTTTATCAGCGGTATGATCAGCTACATTGTTTTTAAAGTATTATTTGCGGGCGATGATGATAATGATGATGATTAA
- a CDS encoding leucyl aminopeptidase codes for MQLSVSAHSALPHAARLFVCTVGTQDQATDEIDRLLLASLGEGETFTAAQIPTDGALQARAVLRLADVQTATLNKGAREAAAWAQKQNTVSVEANIFCHINAPRLAAALVAAVGEAVYRFDRFKSTATPAALEQLEFVHGEHGQILEQALADAQALLYGVNLCKDLGNAPSNVCTPTYLAETGAAEAEKCGAQAKIYGGDFIREHMPSFWGVAKGSVQEPKLLELSYQGAADPEQAPIVLVGKGLTFDSGGISLKPGEGMDEMKYDMCGAAGMIGAFVAAVKAKLPINLKAVIATCENMPDGGASKPGDIVKTMNGTTVENLNTDAEGRLVLCDALTFVERFNPRAVIDAATLTGACIIALGHVASGLTANNQDLADALLAAARETDDKAWQLPLFDEYKEQLKSNFADLQNIGGRPAGTITAATFLAHFAQNYPWAHLDIAGTAWKSGKDKGATGRPVPLLMQYLRQAAAQ; via the coding sequence ATGCAATTGAGCGTATCTGCACACAGCGCCCTGCCCCACGCCGCCCGTTTGTTTGTCTGCACCGTAGGCACACAAGACCAAGCCACCGATGAAATTGACCGTTTGCTGTTGGCAAGTTTGGGCGAAGGCGAAACCTTTACCGCCGCCCAAATCCCCACTGACGGCGCATTGCAGGCGCGTGCCGTGCTGCGTTTGGCAGACGTGCAAACCGCCACCTTAAACAAAGGCGCGCGCGAAGCCGCTGCGTGGGCGCAAAAACAAAACACCGTTTCGGTAGAAGCCAATATTTTCTGCCACATCAACGCCCCTCGCCTTGCCGCTGCGCTGGTTGCCGCTGTGGGCGAAGCCGTTTATCGTTTTGACCGTTTTAAATCCACTGCCACACCCGCCGCGCTGGAACAGCTTGAGTTCGTTCACGGCGAACACGGTCAGATTTTGGAACAGGCACTTGCCGATGCCCAAGCCCTGTTGTACGGCGTAAACCTGTGCAAAGATTTGGGTAATGCCCCGTCTAATGTCTGCACACCCACTTATTTGGCGGAAACAGGCGCAGCCGAAGCCGAAAAATGTGGCGCACAAGCCAAAATTTACGGCGGCGACTTTATCCGCGAACACATGCCCTCGTTTTGGGGCGTGGCAAAAGGCAGCGTACAAGAACCCAAGCTGTTGGAATTAAGCTATCAGGGCGCAGCAGACCCCGAACAAGCCCCAATTGTGCTGGTGGGTAAGGGTTTGACCTTTGACAGTGGTGGTATTTCGTTGAAACCCGGTGAAGGCATGGACGAAATGAAATACGATATGTGTGGCGCAGCCGGCATGATTGGTGCATTTGTTGCCGCCGTTAAAGCCAAGCTGCCGATTAACCTGAAAGCCGTGATTGCCACTTGCGAAAACATGCCTGATGGCGGCGCGTCCAAACCGGGTGACATTGTGAAAACCATGAACGGCACCACCGTAGAAAACCTGAACACCGATGCCGAAGGACGTTTGGTGCTGTGCGATGCGCTGACTTTTGTAGAACGCTTCAACCCCCGCGCCGTGATTGACGCCGCCACCCTGACAGGCGCGTGCATTATCGCTTTGGGACACGTTGCCAGCGGCTTAACCGCCAACAATCAAGATTTGGCAGATGCCCTACTCGCCGCTGCCCGCGAAACCGACGACAAAGCATGGCAATTGCCGCTGTTTGACGAATACAAAGAACAGCTTAAATCCAATTTTGCCGATTTGCAAAACATTGGCGGACGTCCCGCAGGCACGATTACCGCCGCCACTTTCCTTGCCCATTTCGCCCAAAACTACCCGTGGGCGCATTTGGACATCGCAGGCACTGCATGGAAATCAGGCAAAGACAAAGGCGCGACAGGTCGTCCCGTACCGCTGCTGATGCAGTATCTGCGCCAAGCAGCGGCACAATAA